The Streptomyces nigra genome includes the window GGCGGTGGCACTGGGTGGCGTGGGTACGCCCTCAGGGCACCTCTCCCCTGCTGCGCGCGTTCGCGTACGCCGTCGCCGCGCGCAACCGCTCGGCCGAGGTGGCGGGCCGCACCGACGCCGGGTCGGCGTCCCACTCCTTGCCGCCGCCGTGCGGCCGCAGCTGGACGTACGGGCCCTCGTGGCCCATCACCACCCCGATTCGACCCGAAAGAGTGTCATAGACATACGACCCGATGGACGGCTTCATCGCAGCACCGCCGCGAGCCGCCGCGCGGTGTCCACGGAGCAGCGGCCCAATTCGACCAGCGGGCATGGCGCTTCACGCGCGAGACTCGCCGGATCGATCCGGAGTGTCGGGAGCGTAATTCCTGCGTTCTCCAGCGCGGCCCGCAATTCCTTCACCACTTCCTCCGCTTCTTCGACGCAGTGCGCCGAGTGTCGTTCCGCCACCTTGCTCCCCTCGAATTCGGGTTTCACGCATTCCCACTCCATGGTGACCCGTGGCGCCTACACTCGGCGGCAGTCTGTGCACTACAAGTGCCCCGCTGTGCAGGGAGGTTGTCATGGCCAACGGTTCACGTCAGGCGGCTTGGGAGTTCTTCGGGGCGGAGCTGAAGAGACGGCGTGAGAACGCCGGTATTACGCAGACGGAACTGGGTGCGCGGGTTTTCGTGTCGGGTGGTTACATCGGCCAGTTCGAACAGGCGATCCGAAAGCCTCAGCTGGATATCGCTCAGAGGATTGACGACGCCCTGCAAACCGACGGTATTTTCGAGCGCCTCTGGCAGAAGCTCATCAGGGACCGGCGGTACGCGGATTACTTCGCGAGGACGGCCGAGCTGGAGCGGCTGGCGACAAGGATCTGCGACTGGGAGCCCTCCGTCGTCCCGGGGCTGCTGCAGACACCGGCGTACACGCGGGCACTCGTCCTGGCCACACAGCCGTTCGCGGCCGACGAACTCGTCGAGGAGCGGGTCACGGCCCGCGCCGAGCGCGCGGCGATCCTGGAGGACGCGACGCGGCCGGAGTACTGCGCGATCGTGCACGAGACGGTGCTGCGCGTGCCGGTCGGCGGCCGGCAGGTCGCGGCGCAGGCGCTGACGCACCTGGCGGAGGCGGCCCGCAGCCGCAAGGTGCTGCTCCAGGTGCTGCCGTACTCGGCGGGCGCCACGGCGAACAACGGCTCGCTGCGCCTGATGGAGTTCGACGACGCACCGCCAACTGCCTATACCGAGACGTCGTTTTCAGGCAGCGTCCTGGACGACCCGGCGGTGGTGAAGCGTGCGAGCCGCGCCTACGATCTCATCAGGGGCGCCGCGCTGTCTCCGGACGCGTCCCTGGCCCTGATCGAGTCGGCAGCTGAGGACTTCAGACGATGCACACGGACGACCTGAGCGGCGCTCGCTGGCGCAGGAGCAGCCACAGCAACGGCGACGGAGGCAACTGCGTCGAGGTGGCCGACGGAGTCCCCCACACCGTTCCCGTCCGGGACTCCAAGCTCGCCTCGGACGGTCCCGTGCTGCTGTTCCCCGCTCATGCCTGGGAGGGGTTCCTCAGGTCTCTGAGGTGACCCGGGGCGTCTGCTGGCGCTCCGCCTCGGCCCACAGGTCCGTGAACTGGGTGATGTGGTCCTCGATGTGGTCCGGGTCGGCGCTCAGCAGGGTGCTGTCCGGGTTGTTCTCCTGGTCCGGCTTGGTCTCGTGGCACAGCTCGCCGTCGAAGACGATGAAGTCGCTCACCCTCGGGTTGGCCTCCATCAGCGAGCGCACCGCGATGCGCGCGTCGATGCCGCGCCTGCGGTGGTCGTCGCACAGCGACCGCAGCTCCGGTGTCACCTCGTCCTCGGTCCGGACGATGAACAGGCGGCGGATCTCCACGCCCCTCCTGCGGATCGCCTTCTCCTGCGCCGCGAGGTAGCGCTCGGCCGGTCCGCTGTACCAGAACTCCCGGTCCACCGAGGTGCTGGTGGCGTCCAGGGTCATCTTGGTGCAGTCGGTGAGGTCGATCAGCCACTCGTGGTTCTCGCCCGGACAGTCCGCGGTGCCGCTGCCGAGGCCCTCCATCATCCGGGCGAGCCGCCCGAGTTCCTTCTCGGCGAAGGCCTGCATGATGTCGCCGCCCTGCTCCCGGACCCGGGTGTAGCCGAGGACGAGCCGGGTCACCTCCTCGGAGCGCAGCACCGAGCCGTCGACCTGGCTGAACAGCTCCGTGGCGGAGAGGATCTCGGCGAAGCCCTGGTCGACCTTCTCGAACCGCTCGCCGAAGTCGACCAGGTACTGCACGATCAGCACCGCGCAGCCGAGGGAGATGGACATCGTCCACTCCCACAGATTGTCGTCCTCCTGGTTCAGCAGACCGCTCAGCAGGAAGGTCGCGGCGCCGGCCACGCCCGCGACCAGCACTCTCAGCAGGACCTTGTGCCGCCCCGCGCTCTGTGTCTGCGGCTGGTTCCTGCCGCCGTTGCCGTTCCCTAATGACGTCGTGCTCATCTGTCATCCCCCGTCAGGTTGCGGTTGTCGTGCGGTGCTGCCCCTCAGCGCGCGTCGCTGAGCGCCTGCCGCGGCGTCGCCACGGCCTGGAGGGCCAGTCGGTCCCTGATGCGCCGGCTGAGGTTCTCCCACTGCCGGGAGAACCCCGGTCGCTGTTCCAGTACGTCCCACAGGTGGGCCAGAGCGGGATCCACGTGGGCCCGCGGCATCCACAGATGCAGCAGATGGACGACGACCGGTTGCAGCGTCTCGATCACCGGCGGGCCACCCGCCGTACCGAGTCTGCTGTTGTCCAGCATGTGCTGAACCGTCGTCAAAAGCCAGTCGTGCAGGGCGAGATCCTCGCACAGACCGGCGGCGGACGCGGCCGGGACGTCGGCCGGGAGGGACAGCTCCATGGTGCGCAGCCCGCCCTCGGCGACGGTGAAACTCGTCAGTGAGGCCCGCTCCCCCGCCGGTTCCCGCCGGGCCACCCAGCGCAGTCGGGTGGGGCTGGACTTGAACGGCACCCGGCGGTCGAGCAGCGCGTGCCGCCGCAGCTGGGCGAGGAGCCCCTCGGCGATCACGCCGAGGTCGAGCTCGCCGCGTCCGGCGCCGCGCAACACGCCCTCGGCGGTGGCCTGTTCGGGCAGTTTGCCGAACGGTTCGACGAGGCCGGGCCGTACCAGGTACTGGCCCCAGGGGCGGCGCAGATCGGGGCCTGCGGCCGGGACGCCGAACCAGGCGGTCGCCTGGAGGAGCCGCCCCTCGGTCAGGGCGGCACGCGCGGCGACCGTGCCGACGCCGCGGACCTTGCTGCCGTTGGAGGCGGGCAGCCGGCAGTCCACCCCGGTCAGCACCTCGGGGGACAGCGCGTGCATGGAGGGCCGCTCGGAGATCCGTACGGGTTCGTCGGCGCGGAGCCGGAGCAGTTGGGCGGCGGCCCGGCTGTCGAGGGCCTGGAGCGACGGCAGCAGACAGGTGCGGACCTCGCCGCAGGCGAGGACCGGACGCGCCGGGTGGACCGGGGCCGCCGTCATCTCAGGTCTCCTCGGCCTCGGCGGAGTCGCCGGGCTCCTCGTAGAAGACGTACGTGGCGCGCTGGGCGACCGCGGGGGGCACCGGCACCCGCTCGGCCGCCGACCGCTCGGCGACCTGCCGCAGCGCCCCCGCGTCGACGTCTATCTGGTCGAGGATGAGCCGTACGGCGTCCTCGACGGCGATGAAGCGGTTCGGCATCAGGCTGCAGGTGCGGTAGGCGCTGAAGGCCGCGCCCGTGTCGCTGAGCTTGACCACGGGTGGCAGCCGGTCCCACTCCTGCGGGAAGTCCGCGCCCTCCCACACGGTGGGCACCAGCACCGGCTCGCCGAGGTGCCGCAGGAGGCCGAGCCGGGCGAGCTGCCACACGGCGGCCAGGAAGGGGCAGGACCACAGGCGCCGGCCGTCCTTCTCCGACCACAGCTCGACGTCCATGAAGATGGAGTGGTTGCGGGCGGCCGTCTCCTGCGGCGGCTGCCAGCCCTTGACCGCGCCGAGCGCACTGCGGGAGGTGGCGGGGCTGCGCTCGCCGTTGGCCAGCCAGCCGGTACGGCTGACGGGCGGGCGCGAGCCGTGGCTGCCGGGTGGCGGCGACTCGACGAGGCGGTGCATGACGGACTCGGCGAGCTCGACCCGGTCGGCGACCGCGCAGGCCGACTCGCGGGCCAGATAGTCGATGACCAGGCCCGCCTTCTCGGCCTCCTTGAGCACCATGGGGACGAGTTCGGCCGGGGTGGAGAAGCGGCTGAAGTAGTCGTCGATCAGGAAGCAGGTGCTGATCCGGGGGCGCCGGCCGCGCCGGGCGGCGGAGGCCCGTACGGCGTCCGCCCAGACCCGGACCTCGGCGAAGTGCTCGGCCAACCGCTTGGGCCCGGCTTCGTAGTCCTCCATGTAGAGGTGGCCGAGCTCCAGGGAGAGATGGGCCAGCGGCACGGACTGGGTGCGCGGCTGGGCGGTGGTCTCCTGGAAGACGGCGTCGCTCATGCCGTCTCCCAGAACTTGTCGTCGGTGAGGCGCTCGGCGAGCCGGCTGAGCGCCTGCCAGGTCTCCTGGTTGGCGATCTGGCTGTCGAGCACGTCCTCGTCGGTGATGAGCTGCTCGCGCCACTGCAGGACCGGTTCGAGCGGCACGGAGCCGAGGACCTGGCTGTAGCCGATGCCGTGGGTGGAGGCGAGCTGCTTGAGGTCGCCGTCGGTCTTGCGCATCCACGCCGACTGGGTGGGCGACACCTGGGACCACAGCGGTGACTCGGGGTCGGGGACGGCGGCCCGGACGAAGCGGATGGCGTTGCGCAGCTCCTCCTCGCCGTGTCCGCGTTCGACGCCGCCCGCGAGGATGCCGCGCTTGCCGAAGACCAGGCTGGCGGCGGCCGCGACATGCTGGCGGGTCCAGCGGTGGAAGACCAGCCAGCGGGCGGTGACCTCGCTCATCTCGGGCTGGGCGGTGGCCTCCAGGACCATGTCGACCGCGTACGAGCGGCCGGCGCTGAGGTCCACGATGACCAGGTCGAACTCGTAGTACAGGTTCATCAGGAGGTCGACGCAGCGGTGGAGGTTCTCCTCGCTGGTGGCGAACTCGCCGCCGCTGACGTCGCCGGGCATCAGCACGAGCCGGCCGCAGCCGGGCGGCGGGAAGCGCAGCACCTGGTGCTCGGTCTCGGCCCAGACGTCGATGCGGGCCGGTTCGCCGACCTCTCCTATCAGGTAGGCGTGCAGACCGTGGTCCTCGGTGGCCTGACGGGCGTCGGCCACGTCGAAGACGGCCGCCGCGGTGGGCGAGCCGAAGTCGAAGTCCAGGTAGCAGACGTCGTCACCGGCCAGGGCGCGGTGGTAGGCCAGGTTGGCGCTCGTCACCGAGCGGCCGGTGCCTCCCTTGTCGGAGGCGGAGAAGATCAGCACGTCTCACACTCCCCGGTCCGCGGCCTCGCGGGCGCGGGCGAGCGAGTCGAGCTGTCCGAGGACGTCGAGCGTGAGGGCGTAGGCGGTGCCGGGCTGTTCCTCGACGAGGCTGCGGGCGCGGCGCAGCTTCACCTCGATGTTGCGCAACTGCATGCCGTGCCGGCCGGCGTCGGCGGGGGCGGGCTCCATCTGCTCGTTGCCCAGGAGGTGGGCGGACTCGCTGAGCAACGCCTTCGCCAGTTCGCTCAGTTCGTTGCTGCGGATCGGGGGCTGCCGGTACATGACGTTGGCCTGCACCATGACCTCGGTGACCCGCTCGGTGATGCTCCAGGAGACCGGGACACGCCGCTGGTGGATCTCGGCGTCCGGGTAGGCGGCGTGGATGTTGTCCCAGAGGCCGACGCCCTCGCCGTCGCGGATGCGCCGGCGCCACATGTGGTCGAAGACGTCCTCGGCGAGGCGGAGCAGCCGGTCGTGGGAGGCGAGGTTGCGGGAGAGGGTGCACAACTGGACGGTCCGCTTGAGGAGCTGGGCCGAGAAGTCGGTCATGGCCCAGGTCATGGGCGGGCCGAGGCGTTCGCTGCCCTGGAGCGGCAGGGCGACGCCGACGTTGTGCAGGGCGTGGACGATCGGGTCGTCGCGGACCATGCGGCTGGTGATGCGGCCGCGTTCGGCGAGCCGCTCCATGACGCCGACGGTGCGGGTCAGGTCGTCGTCGGTGGCCCGGCGGCGCATCAGGTCGTGCACGAGGATGGCGGCGACGGAGAGGGAGAAGTACTCGGACTCCAGCTTCTGTCCCGTCGTACGCCAGGGGATGTCCTCCAGGGGCCAGCGGTCGGCGTTGAAGCGGGCGATGCCGGACCAGTACTGCTGGGTCAGCTCCCACCGCAGACGCAGCGACTCGGCGAGTCTCTGCTGCTCGGTGTTGAGCAGGCCGAGGGTGAGCGTGCGGTCGGAGAACAGGTCCTGGATACCGTCGAGGGCGACCACGGTGAAGTACAGGTAGGGCACCGGGTTGGCGACGCCGTCGGGCTGCGGTCCGATGGGTTCGCTGGTCTCGACCTCGGGGGCGTCCTTGACCATGGTCCAGGAGAAGCCGCACTCGAAGAGCTGGTTCTCGTCCTTGAGGCCTTCCTGGACGTCGATGCCGAGGAACACGCTCTCGTTGATCGCGGCGCGCAGGGCGCGGAAGCGGTTCTGGAACTTGTTCAGCACCTGGCGCTGCGACAGCCGCTGCTGGCCGAGGAGTTCGGTGAGGGTCTGGCCCTGGGAGGAGTCGGTGTCGAAGACGTTGACGACGAAGGAGCGCAGCAGGCTCACCATGGCGGCGGTGAGGCGGTTGCTGGTGGCCGCGCGGAGTTCGGCGATGGTCTCCTTGATGTCGCTGCGCCGGGTCCTGGTCTCGTAGACCTTGAGGAAGCCCAGCAGGGCGAGACACAGCGTGATCGACATGGAGTAGGAGTCGACCACGCCTAACCGGCGCTGTTCCTCCGTGAGTTCCCTCGTCTTGTCCTGGGAGCCGAAGTAGTAGCCGCCCGCGAAGGTGGGCCGCTTGTCCTCACCGGTGTGCGTCCGCATGAAGTCGGCGGCGGCGGTCACGAGATTGGCCGGGATGTCCAGTCGTCCTCCGGCCTTCTTCAGGACCTGCTGGACGTCCTCCTGTGTGGTGTCCGGGTCGTCGAGCCGGAAGGCGGGGATCTCGGTGGCGGGATAGAGCAGGCACAGGAGCCGCTCGGCGTCGGCGACGCTGCTCTCCTTGCCCCAGTCGCCCCATTGCCACTCCCCCCCGTCGAAAGAGTGGCGGGCAATCGCCTGCCAGATGTCCAGCAGATGCTGGCGTGGCTTGATCTGCATCCCATGCCCCTCACACAGGCCGCACTGCCATCACTTGAGGAATATCTCTGTGCTGTTGTGAAGCCTTGTCGATCAGCCGACCGGAATGGGCGAATCCGAATTCGCCCGCCAGCCGTAGGCCACGATCATTCCCGAATATCCGTCGCGTACGGCTGCCGCGGATTCGAGTCGTTGCACCTTGAAGTCGCCCGCGAAAGCCTCGAGACTCGCGCGCACCTCGGATTCTCCCACGTCACACGCCGGGAAGAAATGCTCACCGGCGTGATAGCCCTTCGAATGTTCCATGAAGGCGGTGGCGAAGGGGGCGCCCGGGGCCAGGGCGCGCATGAACCGCTCGACGCCGAGCTCGAACT containing:
- a CDS encoding SCO2524 family protein, producing the protein MQIKPRQHLLDIWQAIARHSFDGGEWQWGDWGKESSVADAERLLCLLYPATEIPAFRLDDPDTTQEDVQQVLKKAGGRLDIPANLVTAAADFMRTHTGEDKRPTFAGGYYFGSQDKTRELTEEQRRLGVVDSYSMSITLCLALLGFLKVYETRTRRSDIKETIAELRAATSNRLTAAMVSLLRSFVVNVFDTDSSQGQTLTELLGQQRLSQRQVLNKFQNRFRALRAAINESVFLGIDVQEGLKDENQLFECGFSWTMVKDAPEVETSEPIGPQPDGVANPVPYLYFTVVALDGIQDLFSDRTLTLGLLNTEQQRLAESLRLRWELTQQYWSGIARFNADRWPLEDIPWRTTGQKLESEYFSLSVAAILVHDLMRRRATDDDLTRTVGVMERLAERGRITSRMVRDDPIVHALHNVGVALPLQGSERLGPPMTWAMTDFSAQLLKRTVQLCTLSRNLASHDRLLRLAEDVFDHMWRRRIRDGEGVGLWDNIHAAYPDAEIHQRRVPVSWSITERVTEVMVQANVMYRQPPIRSNELSELAKALLSESAHLLGNEQMEPAPADAGRHGMQLRNIEVKLRRARSLVEEQPGTAYALTLDVLGQLDSLARAREAADRGV
- a CDS encoding SCO2522 family protein codes for the protein MSDAVFQETTAQPRTQSVPLAHLSLELGHLYMEDYEAGPKRLAEHFAEVRVWADAVRASAARRGRRPRISTCFLIDDYFSRFSTPAELVPMVLKEAEKAGLVIDYLARESACAVADRVELAESVMHRLVESPPPGSHGSRPPVSRTGWLANGERSPATSRSALGAVKGWQPPQETAARNHSIFMDVELWSEKDGRRLWSCPFLAAVWQLARLGLLRHLGEPVLVPTVWEGADFPQEWDRLPPVVKLSDTGAAFSAYRTCSLMPNRFIAVEDAVRLILDQIDVDAGALRQVAERSAAERVPVPPAVAQRATYVFYEEPGDSAEAEET
- a CDS encoding SCO2523 family variant P-loop protein → MLIFSASDKGGTGRSVTSANLAYHRALAGDDVCYLDFDFGSPTAAAVFDVADARQATEDHGLHAYLIGEVGEPARIDVWAETEHQVLRFPPPGCGRLVLMPGDVSGGEFATSEENLHRCVDLLMNLYYEFDLVIVDLSAGRSYAVDMVLEATAQPEMSEVTARWLVFHRWTRQHVAAAASLVFGKRGILAGGVERGHGEEELRNAIRFVRAAVPDPESPLWSQVSPTQSAWMRKTDGDLKQLASTHGIGYSQVLGSVPLEPVLQWREQLITDEDVLDSQIANQETWQALSRLAERLTDDKFWETA
- a CDS encoding SCO2521 family protein translates to MTAAPVHPARPVLACGEVRTCLLPSLQALDSRAAAQLLRLRADEPVRISERPSMHALSPEVLTGVDCRLPASNGSKVRGVGTVAARAALTEGRLLQATAWFGVPAAGPDLRRPWGQYLVRPGLVEPFGKLPEQATAEGVLRGAGRGELDLGVIAEGLLAQLRRHALLDRRVPFKSSPTRLRWVARREPAGERASLTSFTVAEGGLRTMELSLPADVPAASAAGLCEDLALHDWLLTTVQHMLDNSRLGTAGGPPVIETLQPVVVHLLHLWMPRAHVDPALAHLWDVLEQRPGFSRQWENLSRRIRDRLALQAVATPRQALSDAR
- a CDS encoding DUF397 domain-containing protein; translation: MHTDDLSGARWRRSSHSNGDGGNCVEVADGVPHTVPVRDSKLASDGPVLLFPAHAWEGFLRSLR
- a CDS encoding DUF6879 family protein gives rise to the protein MSTTSLGNGNGGRNQPQTQSAGRHKVLLRVLVAGVAGAATFLLSGLLNQEDDNLWEWTMSISLGCAVLIVQYLVDFGERFEKVDQGFAEILSATELFSQVDGSVLRSEEVTRLVLGYTRVREQGGDIMQAFAEKELGRLARMMEGLGSGTADCPGENHEWLIDLTDCTKMTLDATSTSVDREFWYSGPAERYLAAQEKAIRRRGVEIRRLFIVRTEDEVTPELRSLCDDHRRRGIDARIAVRSLMEANPRVSDFIVFDGELCHETKPDQENNPDSTLLSADPDHIEDHITQFTDLWAEAERQQTPRVTSET
- a CDS encoding helix-turn-helix domain-containing protein; the encoded protein is MANGSRQAAWEFFGAELKRRRENAGITQTELGARVFVSGGYIGQFEQAIRKPQLDIAQRIDDALQTDGIFERLWQKLIRDRRYADYFARTAELERLATRICDWEPSVVPGLLQTPAYTRALVLATQPFAADELVEERVTARAERAAILEDATRPEYCAIVHETVLRVPVGGRQVAAQALTHLAEAARSRKVLLQVLPYSAGATANNGSLRLMEFDDAPPTAYTETSFSGSVLDDPAVVKRASRAYDLIRGAALSPDASLALIESAAEDFRRCTRTT